In Procambarus clarkii isolate CNS0578487 chromosome 74, FALCON_Pclarkii_2.0, whole genome shotgun sequence, one DNA window encodes the following:
- the LOC138356772 gene encoding uncharacterized protein — MFRLQTFRANPAGEIGTLSRAKRTELQTLAHEYQLEVPYQANKNDLHNLLLDYYLEQGKIDSETHETYYIAEKTDLATMKLKLELAKIEREQQREAAAIRREEHEREAALRRDEQEREAALRREEQEREITLREREAALRRDEQEREVALLQERERVQLETKRRELEMQREHDKQQATLALECRQREISLETSHFTQRQQATANLPVSFNISHASKLMPSFVEAEVDVFFTTFETLANQLSWPVDQWATLLRVHLTGRAAVTLSTLASENDYYTLKQAVLDAYLLSTESYRRKFRDHLKASTTTFLEFANTKRRYFMKWLEAAHVSTFTELVNLMLVEEFLRRVPPPVRLYLADKEETDYLKCAKSADTYSLIHRLTPEPSSSKKSWYSYEKVSPDQAGSQLYCKYCRLYGHTIDKCGKSQYKGTTDQQRPKPTPPKSGKPVMNVGVDVNDLSLFSNHLYTGTVSANGSNPEGRFKLKILRDTAALQSIILKSAVPNIVYTGETVFITDLTATTPYPLARVHLDCPYVNGEVQVAVREKPFPMPGVQLLLGNDLAEDLQPTNLIVMDKPQVCNSVPSNPILEYVPAEVQESDDVSPPVLVTTRAQAARPQPADSTATAVPQDPQKLPPHLTKLEFRKLQREDLTLTPLFFQAETQPDSIPGFFLENDLLYRRYRPSKLKEEDDWANTEQLVIPTSLRPTILHLAHGAFSHYGFNKTYHGIRQDYYWPDFP; from the exons atgtttcgtctccaaactttccgtgcaaatccagcaggtgaaatagggactttgagtcgtgccaagaggactgaactacaaactcttgcacatgagtatcaactagaagttccctaccaagccaacaaaaatgacctacacaacctgttgctggattactatttagagcaaggtaagatagactctgaaactcatgaaacttactatattgcagagaaaactgacttggcaacgatgaaacttaaactagagctggccaagattgaacgtgagcagcaaagagaagcagctgccatacgaagggaagaacacgaacgcgaagccgctttgaggagagacgaacaagaacgcgaagctgctttgaggagggaagaacaagaacgagaaatcaccctcagagaacgtgaagctgccttgaggagagacgaacaagaacgtgaggttgcactactccaggagcgggaacgagtacagcttgaaaccaaacgacgcgagttggagatgcaacgcgaacatgacaagcaacaagcgactctggctctagagtgtcgtcaacgcgaaatctccttggaaacttcacacttcactcaacgccaacaagctactgccaatcttcccgtcagttttaatatatcacatgcaagtaagttaatgccatcctttgtagaagcagaagttgatgtgttctttaccacctttgaaaccctcgctaatcaactcagttggcctgtcgaccaatgggcaacacttctcagagtccatcttacaggtagagctgcagtcacactcagtactttggcgtctgagaatgactactacactctgaaacaagcagtgttagacgcctacctactttccaccgaaagttatagaaggaaattccgtgaccacctgaaggcaagtaccactaccttcctcgagtttgctaacacgaaacggaggtatttcatgaaatggctggaagcagcacatgtctctacttttacagaactcgtcaacctgatgcttgttgaagaattcttgagacgtgtgccgcctcctgtccgcctctacttagcagataaagaagaaaccgactacctgaagtgtgctaagtcggctgacacttacagcctcatccaccggctgacacccgaaccatcctccagtaagaagtcgtggtacagttacgagaaggtgagccccgatcaagctggttcacaactgtactgcaagtattgtagactctatggacataccatagacaagtgtggtaagtctcaatacaagggaaccactgaccaacaacgacccaaaccaactcctcctaagtccggtaagcctgtgatgaatgttggtgttgatgttaatgatctttctcttttcagtaaccacctgtatactggaactgtctctgccaacggttcaaatccggagggacgtttcaaattgaagatcttgagggacacagcggctctacaatcgatcatcttgaagtcggctgtgcccaacatagtctacaccggggaaacggtcttcatcactgacctcactgctactactccataccctctcgccagagtccacctggattgtccctacgtgaacggggaagtccaagtcgccgtcagggaaaagccttttcccatgcctggagtgcaacttctcctaggcaacgacttggcagaagacctgcaaccaaccaacctgatcgtcatggacaaaccccaggtgtgtaactctgtgccaagtaaccctattcttgagtatgttccagcagaggttcaagagagtgatgatgtttctcctccggttctcgtgaccacccgtgcacaagccgcacgtccacagccagctgactctactgctaccgctgtccctcaagaccctcagaaactacccccgcatctgaccaagttggagttccgtaagttgcagagggaagatcttactttaacaccattgtttttccaggctgagactcaacccgacagtattcctgggttcttcctagagaacgacttgctctaccgcagatatagacccagtaaactgaaggaggaggacgattgggccaacaccgaacaacttgtgattcccaccagcctgcggcccactattctacacctggcccatggagcattctcccactacggcttcaacaagacttaccatgggattcgccaagactactactggccag atttcccatag